The following DNA comes from Nitrososphaerales archaeon.
ATCACGAAGAAGTAGAAGCATGCCAAGGCAGATACTGCGTATCCGGGTACCATAACCACAGGCTTGTTCGAAATTACACCCACGCCAGATACCCTGCCGGGTGCGGTGGTGATTCCATGGAACACTATACCGGGCTTTCCTATGGAGTTTATAGCATCTGGAACGAAATCGTTAAGACCGATCGAGCATCCACCTATCGTTAGCACAATATCTGCTCCCTTCAAGGCTTCAATTATCTTTTTGGCGATTTCTTCAGGGTTGTCAGGCACGACCCCCATCACAATCGGGATTGCACCGAAATCAGATATCATTTGAGAAACCATGTATGTATTACTGATCACGACCTTACCGGGATCTCCCTGCCACGATTCGGTCAACTCATCTCCCACTGAGATGATCGCCACCTTTAACTTTCTCACCACAAGAACCTTCTTAACCCCCAACATAGTAAGAACACCTATATCTCGTGGCGTGAGTACATGACCCTTCTTCAAAACCACCTCACCCTTCCTTACATCTTGCCCGATGCGAGTTACATTCCTCCATGGCTCGATCGGTTCATAAACTTCGATCCATTCATCGATAACCTTCGCATTCTCTACCCTGACTACTGCATCTGCTCCTAAGGGAAGAGGTGCACCACTAGCGACATACATCGCTTCTCCTTCATTTAAA
Coding sequences within:
- a CDS encoding molybdopterin molybdotransferase MoeA, which translates into the protein MSEQGQYQKRFLKLIPREEALRRVLNALELKPIGYESIAVEESLGRILAEDIISDRDIPPYNQASMDGYAVRSSDVAEASFEKPSRLKVLTKLFPSSFHMAGVLNEGEAMYVASGAPLPLGADAVVRVENAKVIDEWIEVYEPIEPWRNVTRIGQDVRKGEVVLKKGHVLTPRDIGVLTMLGVKKVLVVRKLKVAIISVGDELTESWQGDPGKVVISNTYMVSQMISDFGAIPIVMGVVPDNPEEIAKKIIEALKGADIVLTIGGCSIGLNDFVPDAINSIGKPGIVFHGITTAPGRVSGVGVISNKPVVMVPGYAVSALACFYFFVIPLLNGLSGLDPYGSPPVLEARLLDDVIAKPGLDLFLLLRISFNKGYEAEPIYGPSSSANDLARANGYTIVRAGSKLMKGETIRAYLFSFSELRNLNFRL